The Mycolicibacterium monacense genome contains the following window.
CTGGATCCGGTGCTGGACTACTGGGCTTCGCACGGCAAGCCGGATCCGTACGAGTCGGGCACGTGGGGGCCGGAGTCGGCGTTCGAGATGCTGCGGCGAGACGGCCGCGAATGGAGGCGGCCGTGATTGTCGACCTGCCCGACACCACCACCAACGATCTGAACAAGAAGATCACGTCGCTGCGTGAGGAGGGCGGCGCGATCACGCTGGGCCGGGTGCTCACCCTGGTCATCGCCCCGGACTGCGAGGACCTGGTCGAGTTCTCGATCGACGCGGCCGTCTCGGCGAGCCGTGAGCATCCCTGCCGCATCATCGTGGTGGTCCCCGACGACCCCATCGCCGACGCACCCCGCCTCGACGGGCAGCTGCGCGTCGGCGGCGACGCGGGGGCCGGTGAGGTCGTCGTGCTGCGCACCTCCGGACCGCTGGCCGCGCATGCGAGCAGCGTCGTGCTGCCGTTCCTGTTGCCCGATACGCCGGTGGTGGCGTGGTGGCCGGGTGTCGCCCCGGATGTGCCGGCACAGGATCCGTTGGGCCGTTTGGCGATCCGGCGGATCACCGATGCGACCGGGACTGCGGATCCGCTGGCGTCGATCAAGGGCCGGTTGAAGGGCTACACCGCCGGTGACACGGACCTGGCCTGGAGCCGGATCACCTACTGGCGTGCCCTGCTCACCTCGGCGGTCGACCAGCCGCCCTACGAGCCGATCACCTCGGTGGTCGTGTCCGGGCTGAAGGACGAACCCGCACTCGACGTCCTGGCCGGGTGGCTGGCCAGCCGTGTCGACGGGGAGGTGCGCCGGGAGGTGGGACCGCTGCGGGTGGAGCTCGTCCGCCCCAGTTCGACCATCACGCTGCGCCGTCCGCAGGAGGGCATCACGGCGACCCTGAGCCGCACGGGCCGCCCGGACGCGCTGTTGCCGTTGGCCCGGCGCGAGGCGCGGGATTGTCTGGCGGAGGATCTGCGCCGCCTCGACGCGGACGAGATCTACCACGAGGCGCTGCAGGGTATCGACAAGGTGGTGTACGCATGACGGTTTCAGTGCGCCGGTACCCGGACGGCGATGCGCTGGTCACGGCGGTCGGTGACCGGCTCGCCGACGAGATCGTGTCGGCCGTCGAGTTCCGCGGGCGGGCGAACATCGTGTTGACCGGCGGCGGCACCGGCATCAAGCTCCTTGCCCGCCTCGGCACCCACGACGATCGCATCGACTGGTCGAAGGTGCATGTGTTCTTCGGCGACGAGCGGTACGTGCCCGAGGCGGACGACGAACGCAACGACAAACAGGCCCGCGAGACCCTGCTGGACCACATCGACATCCCGACGGCCAATGTCCACGCGATGCCCGCGGCCGACGGTGAGTTCGGGGACGACCTCGACGCCGCCGCGCTGGCCTACGAGCAGGTGCTGGCGGGGCAGGCCGAACAGGACGAACCGACGCCGGTGTTCGACGTGCACCTACTCGGGATGGGCCCCGAGGGACATGTCAACTCGCTCTTCCCGCATACCCAGGCGGTGCGCGAGACCGCCCGCATGGTGGTCGGCGTGACGGACTCCCCTAAACCGCCGCCCCAGCGGATCACGTTGACGCTGCCCGCGGTTCAACGTTCCCGCGAGGTGTGGCTGGTGGTGTCGGGTGACGGTAAGGCCGAGGCGGTCGCCGCCGCCGTCGGCGGCGCCGACCCCGACGACTGGCCGGCCGCCGGCGCCGTCGGACGCGAGGCGACGGTGTGGTTCCTCGACGAGGGCGCCGCCTCGCGGCTCTGACCCGCTACTCCTCGCCGACCCGCTGGGCCTGGGCGTCGTTCTGTGCGGCGGCGTAGCCGGCGGTGTAGTCGGCGATGCGGCGCAGCACGTCGCCGGTGCCCGAGGGTCTGGGGGCGTTCTCGCATTCGCGGGACTGCACGCAATTGAGACGTCAGGACGGCGTCGCCGGTTCCCCCGACCCGTCATAATGGCGATCATGGTGGACAGAAGCGGTCGGGGTACCACACGCACGGGCACTGAACGCATCAGGAAGCTCGCCCAGGCGGCGCTCAACGCCGACGTGACGGTCGAGCAGGTCGACACCATCCTCGACGGCCTCAGCGACACCCTCGACGATCTCAACCGGTCGACGGCCAACTTGGACGTCACGCTGGAACGCTTCAACGAGACCATCAACCAGATCAACGCGTTGGCGCCGCGGCTCATCGCAGTGGTCGACCAGATGGAGGGCATCGTCGGCCGCGTCGAACGCCTCGTCGGTATGGGTGAGGCGGTGCTCGGCCCGCTGGCGGCGACGGAGAACGCGGTGCGCGGCGCACTCAACGCGGTGCGCCGCAGCACCGGCCTCTGACTTCTTCTGCGCGAGCAGACGCGAATGTACCCAATCACCCGGCGTGTCGCGGACATTTCTGTCTGCTCGCGCTGGGAGGTGCAGTCGGGTCCTAACCGCTGTTGCGCAGCGCCGTCGCGAGCCCGCTCATGGTGAGCAGGATCCCGCGCTGCACCAGTTCGTCGTCCTCCCCCGACCGGTACCGGCGCAGCAGTTCGACCTGTAGATGGTTGAGCGGTTCGAGATACGGGAACCGGTTGAACACCGAGCGGGCCAGCGCCGGGTTGTCGGCCAGCAGATCGTCCTGACCGGTGATCAGCCTGTGCATCCGGATGGTGCGCTCGTGTTCGTCGGCGATCTTGTCGAATACACGGCGCCGCAGGTCCTCGTCCTCGACGAGCTCCGAATACCGCGCGGCCAGACCGAGATCCGACTTCGCCAGCACCTGCGCCATGTTGGACAGCACGGTGCGGAAGAACGGCCACCGCCGGTAGAGGTCCTGCAGCACCCCCAGCCGGTCCTCGGATTCGGCCGCCCCTTCGGCGATGTACTGCTCGAAGGCGCTGCCGGTGCCGTACCAGCCGGGCAGCATGACCCGGGACTGGCTCCACGACAGCACCCACGGGATGGCCCGCAGATCGGAGATGGACGTCGTCGGCTTGCGTGAGGCCGGCCTGCTGCCGATGTTGAGCGCCCCGATCTCGCTCACCGGGGTGGACGCCTTGAAGTAGTCGACGAATCCCGGTGTCTCGTGGACCAGTTCGGCGTATGCCCGCTGCGCCCTGGCCGCGAGATCGTCGAGTACCTCGTAAGCCGGCCCGGCCTCGTCCCCCAACCCCTCGACGTCGAGCAGCGTCGATTCCAGCGTCGCGGCCACCAGCGTCTCGAGGTTGCGGTGCGCGATCCGCGGTTCGGCGTACTTGGCGGCGATCACCTCACCCTGTTCGGTGATGCGCAGCGAACCGTTCACCGCGCCTGGCGGTTGCGCGAGGATCGCGTCGTAGCTCGGTCCACCACCGCGGCCGACGGTGCCGCCGCGTCCGTGGAAGAGCCGCAACCGGATACCGGTCTTGCGGGACGATTCGACCAGGTCGAGTTCGGCCCGGTAGAGCGCCCAGTTCGCGGCGAGATAGCCGCCGTCCTTGTTGGAGTCGGAGTAGCCGAGCATGACCTCCTGGCTGTCACCGCGTGCGGTGACCATGCCGCGGTACAGCGGAAGGTCAAGGGCCGCTTCGAGGATCGACGATCCGCGCTGTAGGTCGTCGATCGTCTCGAACAGCGGGACGATGCCGACCGGGGCGTACGGTTCGTCATCCGAGACGTCGAGCAGGCCGGCCTCTTTGAGCAGGATGGCCGCTTCGAGCATGTCCGACACCGACTCACACATCGAGATGATGTAGTTGGGCACCGCCTGCGGGCCGAACACCCGCACCGCACGCGCCCCGGCCCGGACGATGTCGAGTTCTTTTCGTGCCAGTTCCGACAGTTCGGCCTTCTGGGAGGTGAGCGGGCGACGGGTGGCCAGCTCAGAGACCAGCAGGTCGATACGGTCCGACTCTGGCAGCGAGGCGTAGTCGTCGTGCACACCCGCCCACGCCAGCAGTTCCGCCACGACCTCCTCGTGGACGTCGGAGTTCTGCCGCATGTCCAGGCCGGACAGGTGGAAACCGAAGACTCGCACCGCTTCTCGCAGGCGTAGCAACCGGTCGTCGGCGAGTACGGCGCTGCCGTGGCCCCGCAGCGACGCATCGATGACGTCGAGGTCGGCGAGCAGCTCGGCCGGCGTGGCGTAGCGCTCCAGGCCGAGGTCGAGTTCGTGTTCGGGCTGGTTGTCGAGAATCTCCAGGGCGGTGGCGGTGAGCCTGCCGTGGATCACCCGCAGCGCGCGCCGGTACGGTTCGTCGGCCCGGGCGGCCTCGTGACAGGCATCGGCCAGTGCGGCGAGTTCGTCGCTCACGTGCACCAACCGCGCGGACATCGACAGTTCCTGCTCCAGCCCGGTCAGCTCGGCGAAATAGTGCTCGAAGGCCGTGTAGGCGGCGCGGGAAGTGGCCTGCCGCACCACCTCCGCGGTGACGTTGGGATTGCCGTCACGGTCGCCGCCGATCCAGGAGCCGGGCCTCAGGATCGGTTCTGCCAGCAGGTCCGCGTCAGGCCACCGGGTCTGCAGTGCGGAGCGGACCTCGGCGTTGACGCGTGGGATGACCTCGAAGAACGCGGCGCGGTAGTAGCGCAGCCCGGTCTCGATCTCGTCCTGGATCTTCAAGCGCGACAGCCTGATCAACGCCGTCTGCCACAGCGTGAGGATGTGCCTGCGCAATTCCAGCTCGATGTCGCGCCCGTCGTCGGTGGTCTCGTGACCGTGTGCCCGCAGCCGCATGAGCTCGGTGATGCGGTGCTGGGTGTCGAACACCGTGCGCCTGCGGGTCTCGGTGGGGTGGGCGGTGATCACCGGCGACACCAGCGCACCGCTCAGCGCGGCCGACACCTCGTCGGAATCCAGTTGTGCGGAATCGAGTTTGGCGTACGTCGCTGCCAGGCTGCTGTCCTGCGGCGGTTCACCGGCGGCCACGTGCACGGCACGGCGGCGCTCGCGGTGGATGTCCTCGGCCACGTTGGCCAGCAGTGCGAAATGGGTGAACGCCCGGATGACGGGTATCGCGGCGCGCACCCCGATACCGTCGAACAGTCCGGCGAGTTCGGCCCGGTCGATCTCGGAGCGGCGGACCCGGAAGGACTCCACGCGGGCGCGTTCGACGAGGTCGAACACGTCCTCACCGTTCTGCTCGCGGACCGTGTCACCCAGGATGGCGCCCAGCAACCGGATGTCTTCGCGCATCGGCTCACTGGCTTCGCGGCCCACCTCGGTCCGGGTCACCGAGCCGATCGGTTCGAGCGCTTCTGGGAGGTCAGCCATGCGTTCCAGTATCGGCGTCCGGCGGACCCGCCGCATGGCGGGCGGGTCCACGGGACGGTGGTCGTGGGGTCAGGTCAGACGTCGCCGGCGGGCTTGTCGGCGCCGGTGATGTCACGCTCGTGCTGCACGCGACGTTCCAGTTCGTCGTCATCGAGCGGGCGCGGTTCCTTCGCGTGCTCGCGATGATCGGGATGCACCTCTTCGGTCGGCACCATCACGTCGCTGATATCGGGGTTGTCGTCTCGAGCCATGACAGGTCGATACCCACCGCGAGCTTGCGGCAACCCGTCTGTGACGGGTGTGACGGGTCAGCTGTACTTGATCTGCAGCGCCACGCCGACGATCGAGACCACCCAGATGCCGACGACGAACAGCGTCAACCGGTCGAGGTTCTTCTCGACGACCGTGGAGCCCGAGAGGCTCGACTGGACGCCGCCCCCGAACAGGGTCGACAGACCGCCGCCCTTGGCACGATGCAGCAGCACCAGGAGCACCACCAGCAAGCTGGTGACGATCAACGTGATCTGCAGTGCGAGAACCATGGCGGACAGCCTACAGGCCGGGAACCTGCGGTCAGGGCAGGGGCCCGCCGGCGGCGATCGCCGACAGCGTGGCGAACTGCTCACCGTCCAGGGAGGCCCCACCGACCAGCGCACCGTCGACGTCTTCCTGGGCCACGATCTCCCCGACGTTCTTGGCGTTCACCGACCCGCCGTAGAGCACCCTGATCCCGGCCGCCAGCTGCGGTGAGGAGAGCTTCCCGAGCTCGTCGCGGATGGCCTTGCACACCTCCTGCGCGTCGGCGGCGCCGGCCACCCGGCCGGTGCCGATCGCCCACACGGGTTCGTAGGCGATGACGGCCTGACCGATCTGCTCGGACGTCAGCCCCGCCAGCGAACCGCGCAACTGCTCGACGTTGTGCTCGACGTGGTTGCCCGCCTCACGCACCTCCAGGTGCTCACCGATGCAGACGATCGGGGTGATGCCGTGCCGGAACGCCGCGGCGGCCTTGGCGGCCACCAGCGCGTCGTCGTCGTGGTGGTAGGTGCGGCGCTCCGAGTGCCCCACGACGGCGAACGAGCAGCCCAGCTTGGCCAGGAACGCACCGCTGATCTCCCCGGTGTAGGCACCGGAATCGTGCTGCGAGACGTCCTGTGCGCCGTAGCTCAGGCGCAGTTTGTCCCCGTCGACGAGCGTCTGCACGCTGCGCAGGTCGGTGAACGGCGGGATGACCGTCACGTCGACCTTGTCGAAGTACTTGTCCGGCAGGGAGAAGGCGATCTTCTGCACCAGCGCGATGGCCTCGAAGTGGTTGAGGTTCATCTTCCAGTTGCCGGCGATCAGCGGCTTACGGGCCATGGTCTAGGACTCCAGTACTTGGAT
Protein-coding sequences here:
- the opcA gene encoding glucose-6-phosphate dehydrogenase assembly protein OpcA, which produces MIVDLPDTTTNDLNKKITSLREEGGAITLGRVLTLVIAPDCEDLVEFSIDAAVSASREHPCRIIVVVPDDPIADAPRLDGQLRVGGDAGAGEVVVLRTSGPLAAHASSVVLPFLLPDTPVVAWWPGVAPDVPAQDPLGRLAIRRITDATGTADPLASIKGRLKGYTAGDTDLAWSRITYWRALLTSAVDQPPYEPITSVVVSGLKDEPALDVLAGWLASRVDGEVRREVGPLRVELVRPSSTITLRRPQEGITATLSRTGRPDALLPLARREARDCLAEDLRRLDADEIYHEALQGIDKVVYA
- the pgl gene encoding 6-phosphogluconolactonase, which produces MTVSVRRYPDGDALVTAVGDRLADEIVSAVEFRGRANIVLTGGGTGIKLLARLGTHDDRIDWSKVHVFFGDERYVPEADDERNDKQARETLLDHIDIPTANVHAMPAADGEFGDDLDAAALAYEQVLAGQAEQDEPTPVFDVHLLGMGPEGHVNSLFPHTQAVRETARMVVGVTDSPKPPPQRITLTLPAVQRSREVWLVVSGDGKAEAVAAAVGGADPDDWPAAGAVGREATVWFLDEGAASRL
- the ppc gene encoding phosphoenolpyruvate carboxylase, with the protein product MADLPEALEPIGSVTRTEVGREASEPMREDIRLLGAILGDTVREQNGEDVFDLVERARVESFRVRRSEIDRAELAGLFDGIGVRAAIPVIRAFTHFALLANVAEDIHRERRRAVHVAAGEPPQDSSLAATYAKLDSAQLDSDEVSAALSGALVSPVITAHPTETRRRTVFDTQHRITELMRLRAHGHETTDDGRDIELELRRHILTLWQTALIRLSRLKIQDEIETGLRYYRAAFFEVIPRVNAEVRSALQTRWPDADLLAEPILRPGSWIGGDRDGNPNVTAEVVRQATSRAAYTAFEHYFAELTGLEQELSMSARLVHVSDELAALADACHEAARADEPYRRALRVIHGRLTATALEILDNQPEHELDLGLERYATPAELLADLDVIDASLRGHGSAVLADDRLLRLREAVRVFGFHLSGLDMRQNSDVHEEVVAELLAWAGVHDDYASLPESDRIDLLVSELATRRPLTSQKAELSELARKELDIVRAGARAVRVFGPQAVPNYIISMCESVSDMLEAAILLKEAGLLDVSDDEPYAPVGIVPLFETIDDLQRGSSILEAALDLPLYRGMVTARGDSQEVMLGYSDSNKDGGYLAANWALYRAELDLVESSRKTGIRLRLFHGRGGTVGRGGGPSYDAILAQPPGAVNGSLRITEQGEVIAAKYAEPRIAHRNLETLVAATLESTLLDVEGLGDEAGPAYEVLDDLAARAQRAYAELVHETPGFVDYFKASTPVSEIGALNIGSRPASRKPTTSISDLRAIPWVLSWSQSRVMLPGWYGTGSAFEQYIAEGAAESEDRLGVLQDLYRRWPFFRTVLSNMAQVLAKSDLGLAARYSELVEDEDLRRRVFDKIADEHERTIRMHRLITGQDDLLADNPALARSVFNRFPYLEPLNHLQVELLRRYRSGEDDELVQRGILLTMSGLATALRNSG
- the secG gene encoding preprotein translocase subunit SecG, whose translation is MVLALQITLIVTSLLVVLLVLLHRAKGGGLSTLFGGGVQSSLSGSTVVEKNLDRLTLFVVGIWVVSIVGVALQIKYS
- the tpiA gene encoding triose-phosphate isomerase; this translates as MARKPLIAGNWKMNLNHFEAIALVQKIAFSLPDKYFDKVDVTVIPPFTDLRSVQTLVDGDKLRLSYGAQDVSQHDSGAYTGEISGAFLAKLGCSFAVVGHSERRTYHHDDDALVAAKAAAAFRHGITPIVCIGEHLEVREAGNHVEHNVEQLRGSLAGLTSEQIGQAVIAYEPVWAIGTGRVAGAADAQEVCKAIRDELGKLSSPQLAAGIRVLYGGSVNAKNVGEIVAQEDVDGALVGGASLDGEQFATLSAIAAGGPLP